One Bythopirellula goksoeyrii genomic window, ACGACCTGCATCCACTTGCTCTCCTTGGGCAACTCCCAATCTCTGGATTTGATATGGGTGATCTTCTGCACAGCCGTCTCCGTTGTGAGTATGTGCTGGAGCCCGTATCGTGATCATTTGCAGAAGCTGTCCGGAATTGCGTATGTCCTTGACCTGTTCTTCGCTCAGTCCATGCAGCAGCATCGCCTGAGCTTCAGCACGAAGCGATGCCTCCAGCTTTTGTTTTTCATATTCTTGTTCAAGAACTCGGCGTCCTGCGATGACCCCCGCATCCAGTGACTTCAACCGCGTGATTTCGCGGTTTACGATGGCTAAATTCTCAGAAGTGCGCAAGTAGTCACGTTGTGCCGCGACCAACTCCTCATGGGTCAGGCGCATCTCAAATAAAGGTTGGCTCGGTTCAATCGCTTCGCCGTCGACTGAATGAATCTCAGTGATTACACCTGTCAATGGGGCCGTAACATGGGCCTGGGAACGTCCCGGTCTCTCCACGACAATTGCTGGTAACGAAAGCTTCTTGTCGTATTGAGTCGGCTTGACCGCGAAAGGCTCATATCCGATATTCTTCAGGCCCTTTTCACTTAATTCGATCGAGGCTGCTTCATTGTGACCCGCATGGTTGTGGTCGTGCTCGTCTTCGTGCGCAGCTTCTTCTGCGGCAATCGCAGCCGGCTTTGCAGATTCAGAAACCAAGCGCTGGACCAATGGCCACCATTGACCGCGCGTGAATGTAGCGGCAATCGTGACACCAATCACAACGGCACCCAGCACGAATAGTTTGTAGCGTTTCTGATATTGAGTTGTCGGCTTAGACATATGGGTTTGTTCCACCTCCAAGAATGCCAATACAAGCACCCTTGGTCGAGGACTGTGAGAAACTTCTGGAATAATCCTGAGGGGACGAACGCCACGCAGGCATGAATTGCTCCAGGCTATCGCCCAAGCAGTTTACCTAGAGGCATTACAGCGAGAGTCGCTGCTATCAGATCAAGAGAATGCTCAGCGCAAGGTGCGAGCGCACTGGCAGCCGTGGAGGCGACTGCGTAAGTGAGGACAATAGAGTTCGTGAGAGATTATCACAGCCCTGCAGAGAGAATTCGTCGCAAACGAGAATGTCATTATTGAACGGAGACGTAAATGAGAGATCCAAACTGCCCGACGAAGTCAACCATTGGCAATTTGCATGGTGACAGTCGTGGTCCTCACCAGGAGCGTGGTTACAAGGGGCTGTCGGAGCATTACCTTCGTGATGATGCGAATGTGTTGCCTCGTGGGAGTCGTGTTCAAACTGGTCTATAGAACCTACTTGACAAGCTGGATGGTGATCCGCATGAGCGCAGCATCCCATGACGGCATGTCCGAGTACACTGAAAACAGTAAGTACGACGATTAATCGATTCATAAATATCTGAATAAATTAAAGTAAGGCAGCAGTCCGAAGATAAATTATCGCCTTCCTCGGAAACTACGTCTATGGCAGTTTCCCAGTTCACTTAGATGAATGGGGTCCTACCAGCCACTATTTCTCAATTATCGGCAGTGAATCATCTCCAACTTCAATAAAGCGGGTGCTAAGCAATGGAATCGCCCATCCAGCTGCGTCATTTGAGGCAATATAATTAACGCCCCAGGTGGAAATAGGCTTTGAGAAGCAGCGGAGGCCTACGATTCTAACTTGTTATTGTACAAGTAGTTAGTGCAATCAAAGCTAGCTCGCGACATGATGCTAGTCAGTTTGGGGTCAACTGGTCTGGAACTGGAATGCATTGCACCTATTCCCACAATCTGCTGATTTATATTTTACCTGTCGCTTGCTGTGTATAATTCTCCTTTAGGCGCTTTCATGAAGCGCATTTCAGTTGCTTTAAGCCGTACATTCGGACGCAATCTGTCACAAGATAGGTGGCAAATTCCCTTTGGTAGAGGTTTATCTAGTGAACAACGGTCGATATTGGCCGAGGAGGACAGACAAATGAGAAAGAATTTCCTATCGGCGATTGTGTGTTTCATGGCGATCACTTCGCTTTTTTGTCAATCGCAGGTTGTAAGGGCTCAGCACGGACACGGTGGACACAGCGGACACGGTGGACACAGCGGACATGGTGGACATGGTGGACATGGTGGACATGGTGGACATGGTGGACACAGCGGACATGGCGGTCACAGACATGTCGATGTCCATGTTGGAGGTGGATACGGACATGGAGGTGGATACGGGCACTTCGGTGTCCATCTAGGCCATCGTTATGTGGTGCCTCACTATAATCATCATTACCATGGAACGTACTGGGTAGATTCGGGGCGTTACTACTACCAGCCACAGACGTATGTTGCGGATGCAGGCACTTATACCGTATCCAAACCGATCGCGGTCGAATTTGGCAGCTTGACACAAGTCGCCGACTTGTCTGGTCGTTTGGAGCAGCTTGCCAACGAACTATGCCTCGACATGCATTACAACTATGCTCCCAATTCCGGGTTTGCTCAGACGTACCGTGAAGCTTATCAGATTTATGAGTCTACCAAATACTTATCCGCTCTAGACAACCAGCAAGAGCGTGACGAACTTGCACTGCAAGTACAAAATCTTGATCCCTTGTTTCATCAGGTTCAGAGTAAAATTGTAGGGTGGAACCGACAACATCAGCGTCAGATTGGACAAGGAGGTATCCTCAGCAAAATGGAACTGATGGAAGCACTATTACATCACCTCATGTATGACGCTGGCATCAATCCCCATGACAAACAAACCGTAGAACTAGCCCCACCCCCGGCAGAAATCGCGCCACCGCCGACCGTACTTGATGTGGAGACTTCCCCGCCACCGAGCTTGCCTTAAGGATCGCAATCAGACACGTATCTCTGTTCATTCACCTCTCGTGCGATAACGAGCAGGGTGGACATTCGAGTTCTAATCGCTACAATACACTTCTATTAGATGGTCGGTGGATACCTGCGACGATGCAATGACGCGTCTTAAAGTCTGACACTCCACGAAGCGACATTAGCACATCTTAATTATTAGCGTGTGAATCAAAGTCTTTTAATTTTTCGCACGCTCCCGATACTGCCTATTCCAGAACCCCTCATGAGCAATATCGACGCGGCATACCAGGGATCGCTAGATCGTGTGCGCCCGGTGCTAATGACCGCGACTATCGACGCTTTGGGCTTCATCCCGATGACCGTTTCGATCACTTCCAGCACGGAAGTTCAAAGACCCCTGGCCACGGTGGTAATCGGTGGCGTGGTCACGTCTATTTTTGCTGACTTTGCTCGTCCTGCCGGCCATTTACAGCTGGTTTGAACCGAAAGACGAAGTAGACGTAAAAGTGTGAGCAATGCAGGCGAAGTATCCACCCGAATTCAAGTAGCAGGGAAGTTGATTTGGTTAGCAGATGCAACATCAGAAAGTGATTAGGATACCAACGAGAGAGTGTTACATGAAAGGTGACAAGAGGCGAAGATTACCGAAGCTCACGTGGAAGCAGTGCCTCGCCAGGGGAATGTTTGTCCTCGTATTTGGAGGGTCGTTTTTCGCGTCCCTTGCCATGCACGTATTCAGTCATCCAGATGTTCCTCACATATTGGTCTTCGTCTTGTTAATAGGAGGAGGTAGTTATTTGTTTTGGATCAACTGGAAACCGAATTAGCTGCCGTCAGCAAGTCTTGGCAGTTGCAGGACAGCCAGTGCCATTGATCTTTCCATAAAACATCCTCTAATCACGTCGCCGGCTATTTGAGATCGTGTATTGTGACTTGACAGGCTGAAAAATGTTATCAATGGCAACATCCCGATGAACAACCCGATGAGGAAGAACCCCTTGGGGATGAATAACCCGAGCCAGACGAAGCACCGTAGGAACTTGCTTGTGGGCGATATGCTTCACTCGACTCCATCTTCTCATCTTCAGGCCGCAAGTAGGCCGCTAGGTTCGGGTCCATCGGCGGAATATTTTCGTTGATCGAAGACACAGGAACACTAACTGGGGTCGGAGTCTGCAACGCGGCTACTGGCGGCAATGACTTTTTGGTACTACGGCAGCCAACCACGATGGCTATTCCTACCAGGGAGAGCGCGATTCTATAGAACAATGGTTTGTGGTACATGGGATTCCTCCATCGAACTCGTTTAAGAGGGGAAGCGGCAAATCTAACGGAACCAAGTCATCCTTTTGTACTATTCAAGATTATCAAGCAAGTTAATCTGTTGGTGTAGACAGGCTTTTTGTCAAAAGTAAACCATCAATTTCTGTCCAGCTTTGCCACAAGGCATTGAGCGAGTCGAGGTAAGCGAGATTCGTTTGCATGTAGGTCTTTTGGGCGGTGAGCAGGTCCAAATAACCTAACTCACCCAGCGAATAGCCGCGTTGTACAAGATCGAATGTTTTTACTGCACGCGGCAGAATCTCGTTGGCGTAGGTATCCGCTTGGGTTCTGGCATTGGAGTATTCACGGAAGGTGGTAGCCAAGCGGTTTTTCAAGTCGAGTGCGACACGGTCAATGTTTTGCGAGGCGACGGATATTTCTGCTTGGGCCTGACGGATGCCACCCTGGTTCTTATTCCAGATTGGCAAAGGGATCGTAGCTTGGATACCGGCGATCGTGTAGTCGGTGCTATTGTCGTATTGGACAGTAAATTGGGTGTTGACATCGGGAATCGGTTCGACGCGAGCCCGTGTTAGAGCCCGGCGGGAACGCGAGAGTTCCGCCATCGCGGCTGCCATCTCGGGGCTCAAAGTGGTGATGCGCGCGAGGGTTTCGTCCCAATCAAGTTCGTTCGGCAAGGTTTTCGGATCGCCAACTAACTTTTGGGGGGGCAGGTCCAAGTCACCTACTACTGCGGAGAGTTGTTGCCAGGCGCCGATGAGTTCGTTCTCGGCCATGCGGTGGATGATCTGGGCGTTTTGCTGTTCGACTTCTGTTTGCAGAAGCCCCGCGAGCGGGATCTCTTCGGCGTCCAAAAGGCTCTGCGATGCTTTGACCGCTTCGCCTGTTGCCTCTAGGAGCGTATTTGCAGTCTCGATGCGCTGCTGTGCCACGAGGGCTCGATAGTAGCTGCTGCGGACATCGGTGAGGACGCGACGTTGTGTGGTGCGAAGTACATGCTCGGCCTTGTCGATTTCGGCAGCGACAATCGCGCGATTCTTGTCGAGCTTGCCGGCGGTAATGAACTCTTGGCCGGCATAGGCGCCCTGTTGGCCAGACAGGCCATCTTGGCCGACTTCGCTAGCGGCATAGCCAACCGTAGGGTTAGGTGGCAGCCCCACTTGCACATACTTGCCTCGTAAGGCACGGACCTTGGCCGAGGCTTGTCCCACGGAGGGATTGTTTGCCAGTGCTAGCTGCTCGATTGCATCAACGGTCAAGCCATCACTCTGAGAAAGATCAATCGGGGGAGTTGGTATCAACTCAGAGTACTCATCGGCAAGCAGCGACTCGGGTTGACTGACTTTAGAGTCTATCTCTGTGTAGTCCACCTGCTGAATGGAATCGTGATCAGTGCTATTGGTAGATACTGCATTTACTGCTGGAGAACTACCGGGTGCAGATACGCACCCTGCAAGCAATGCCAGCAACCAAACGTATTGTTTATTGATTTGGGTCATCCTTGACTCCTCCTTGCAATTGTTATCGGTCACCGCTTGCGATCTTCGCTAAGCAGATCTTGTTCGCTAGGCGTGCCGTAAGGCGGATACTATTTCCGTCCTCGATGCCTGCCAGCCGGGGGCGATGCCAGCCAGGATACCGACGACGATGGCCACCAAGACCCCTTGGATGGCAAGTACGAGTGATGGTTCAAACGCGATCGTCACCCCTTCGGCAGCGACAGACATCCCTGACGACGACAACAGTAATGTGCTCCCCACGACGCCCAGGATGCCTCCTAATGTGCTCAGCAGCAAACTCTCGGTGAGTACCAGCCCAAAGACGCGAAGCGGTCGCAGTCCCAAGGTTTGCAGAACGGCGTGTTCTTTGATGCGATCTTGGACGGCCATCACAGTGGTGGTCGCCACGAGCGACAGCACCAGGCCCACACAGGCGTAGCCGAGCCAATGGACAAAGCCGATGAGTTCTGCCAGGTCAGCGAGGGTGTCGGCCTGGAACATCCCTTTGGTGCGGGTGGTGGTGGCCACGGGGCCGGACTTAAACTCGGCGTCGATTTGTTTGGCAATCTTCTCAGGATCGGCTGAATCGTTGAGGTGGACTTCTAATTGCGTCACAGTGCCAACCTCGTTTGCTCCACGAGCACGCTGCAGGAATTCAAGTTGCGTGAAAATTAGATTGTTTTCAGCGGCGGACGTTGATTGAAAGACACCGCGAATAACGACCGACACGTCGCCGATGGTGAATTTATCTCCGACACTCAAGCCCCGCCTCGTGGCCACGTCCGCACCGACTAGCGCCGCATCATCTTGCGCAGCAAACGAGGAAAAATCACCGGATTGCAGATCGAAGTCGCGCCACGCTTTCATTTTCTCGGGGGGCATTCCCTGAAAGACGATTGAATCGAGACTCGCGCGGCAGTTGTTGGTAAAAACTTTGATTGCTACGACATCCTGAACTCCCGACATTTTAGTGATGGTACGTTCATAATCTTGCGGCAATCGACTACTTTGCGGGCAGAAGCGGTTTTCCTGAAATACAATGAGTGTACGACCGGCGTCGTCACCAGCGGTGAGCGCGAGCAAGCCTTGCTGCACGGCACCGATAAAACAGAACACCAGCAGTGCGACCGCCGTGCCACTCACCGTGAGCAGCGTGCGGGCGCGATGTCGCCAGAGGCTTTTGAGGACGTAAGGGATGAATTTATGCATGTCTAAGCCGTCCTTAGTTGAGCAGTTTGTGTTTCTTTACCGTTTTCAATCAGTCGGCCACGTTCAAGGCGAATTTGGCGGCGAGCCCGTGACCCAGCGTCTGCGTCATGGGTTACCATCAGCAGAGTCATGCCGAGTTCATCGTTCACTCGCTCCAGTAGCAGCAAGATTTGTTCAGTCGTTTCGTCGTCTAAGCTGCCGGTTGGTTCATCGGCGACCACCACGGTCGGATTGGCAACGATGGCCCGTGCGATACCAACCCGTTGCTCTTGACCACCTGACATTTGGCGGGGGTAGTGCGTGGCTCGCGAGGTGAGATCGACCGCTTCGAGGGCGATCTCGACCCGTTTACGGCGTTCGGCTGCCGACATGGGGAGCAGCAATAGTGGCAACTCCACGTTTTCATAAGCCGTAAGGACAGGAATCAAATTATGTGTTTGAAAGATGTAACCGATATGGCGGGCCCGCCAATCGGCCAGCTTGCCGCGTGAGAGCTTCGTGATGTCGGTATCGGCAATGACGATCTCACCAGAAGTTGCCACGTCGATCCCGGCGATCAGATTCAACAGCGTACTCTTTCCAGAGCCACTGGCACCCATCAGCGACACGAAATCCCCCTCATTAACTGAAAGGCTGACTCCATCTAGTGGGCGGATTACTTCTTCGCCGTTGGCGTATTCTTTGGTGACATTGGTTACTGTGACTAATGACATAACTGGGCTCCTTTGGGGGCTAGCTACCTGTTTGAGGGGCTTGGGCGGTGCGCGCGGCAGGCTGGCCGCCTCGCGTGTTCCAACTGCCGCTCGAAAGGGTACGATCCTCGCTGGTAACGCGAACGCGCGTCCCTTCGACAACCGACTCTCGACCAGCAACGATTAGTTTGTCAGTGGGCTGAAGTCCACTCGTAATTTCAACTAAGCCGTCGTCGGTGGCACCCCGACCCACTTCCACGGCTTTACGTTTGGCGGTGCCAGCGGTAAGGTCCGCTACCCAGACATTTGAGCCACCTTCACCTGTCGTTACCAACGACTGCGGTACAAACAGCTTTAGTGGCGACTCACCTGGTTCTTGTTCCACGATAGGCGACGGGGGTGCGAGAAACGTCACTTTGCCTAGCATTTCCGGCTTGATTACCGCAGGGGGGGTTTTGACGGCAACCTTGACTTGTAACGTGTTCTTTTGAATATCCGCGAAAGTTGTGACGGAAATCACCTCCCCTTCAATCAGCGAAGCAACAGCCGCTGTTTCTATTTGTGCTGGCTGCCCGATTTGCACTTGTGGCACGTCTTCCAATCGCACATCAACTCTCACCTGGAGATACTTAGGATCGTAGAGCCCGACAACAGCACTCGATCCCTGGCTCGTCGAACTGCCAACACCTGTGAGCCATTGGCCGGGACGCGCATCGAGGCTCAGCACACAGCCGTCAATCGGTGAGCGGACGATCATTCTCTCTAGTTGTAATTCAGCGATTTCAACGCGGAGCCGTGTTTGGTCGGCTCGTGCGTTCGCTACTGCTAGATTGGCCTCGGCTTCCGCCAGCGCACGCGTCTCCTCCGTCAAGAGTTTGAGATTCTCAGCCAGCGCGTCTCGCTTTTGACTTAAAGATCTGAATTGGGAGCGAAGCATGGGCTCGCGCGCAACTAGCTCATTGAAGGTATTGGTCGCAGTAGCTAATTCCGCACGCGCTTCGCGGAGGATTCGTCCCGTAACCGCTGCTCCTGCACTTTCTTTCCGACGGACGTTTTCTTCGGCAAGGTGCTGACGAGTTTTTGCCGCTTCGAGGGCATAGGGAAGGTTGCCCAGCGCAAGCTCGGTCTTGGAAAGCAACGTTTCGGCATCAGCAAGCGCCGCTCGTAGACTCAGTGGCTTGGCAAAATTAGTCTTGGCCGCTACCAGGGCAGCTTCAGCTCGACGAACTTCGGCTTCTTGCAATGTATGTTGAGCTTGGGCCTCCGCGAGCGCAAGTTTGGCATCGATGTCGATCAATTTGGCGACCGGCTCACCTTTATCGACATGTTGACCTTCGATGACCAACATCTCTTGAATCACTCCAGCAGCGAGCGACGATGCGACGACAGGGGTCGGTCGCGGTTCGATCCAACCGGCGGCTTGAAACAGGGGCGTCCCTTCTTGCTTGATTTCTGCTCGACTCACGACCACCGGGGTGATTGTGATCGATTGGGCAGGCAGAAAACTATCGCGAGTTGCCCAGGCAAAAAGGCCTACAAACCCAACCAGGATACCACCGGGCAGCATATATCGCGTCAACCAAGATCGCTTGAACTTGACGGGCGACTTCGCCGGCTGGTCACGATTGACGGCCAGTTGACTAAGGTCAAGTTGAGTTGCGGTATTTGTCATGATATTTTCGGAACCTCTTCCGCTACCTTCTTAGATTGACTTGATTGCTTCCACGACCGGTAGCCGCATAGCCTTGACTGCCGGAGGAAGTGCTCCCACAACTCCCAACAACGCAGCAACACCACAGGCCACGGAAATGCCAACACTGTCGACCTTGAGCATGAATGCTCCCATGGTGAAGCGAACCGCCGCACCGTCGACCAACCAGAGCCCAACAATGCAGGCAAATAATGCCCCCGCACAAGCCAACAGTGTCGCCTCTTGTACAAGAGTCAGCAGGATCGCGCGGCGTCGAAATCCGAGAGCCTGGAGTGTGGCCAGTTCACGCACTCGACCGACGACGGCTCCATACATCGTGTTGAGTCCCGCAAAAATTCCTGACCCAGCCACCAAAGCCACTACCACCCAACCCAACATCCGCACGGGCTTATAATGTTTTTGTAGGCTGGCGTAGTAAATGGATTCTGACACGGCCTTGAGTTCCAGATCGATCCTTTCGCGACAGAACAGGTCGACATCGGCGACACGTTCAGGCGAATCCATGCTAACTGCTACCAGGCTAAGATCTTGTCGCTTGAGGGTTGTTTGCAGTTCGGCCAAGGGTGCCCAAATTTCTGATTCGAATGCCGAACCAGCAGCAGTAAAGTGGCCACTGATCGTCCACGTATGACCGTCGAATGTCACTTGTTGACCGATCGAGAGGTCTTCTTTACTTGCTCCCAATTTTGAATGTGCTAGCCGTCCGACCATGACTTCGCCTGTTTGCGGCCAGGCACCCTCGACAATCTGCACTTGTCCACGTACCAAGGGTGCAGTCGTCGTCACACCACGTACCAACCCCATGCCTGGCTCGGTCATGTTGGCCGTCGTGATGCGGGTCCCGAGATAAAGCTCGGGTGAAACATATTCAACGCCATGTTGGCGCCGGACTCCATCGACACTCGCCGCCAACAAGGCCGGAGTTCGCCCGGGGATTGATGAATTTTCAATATCCGCCGCAGACGACAAAGCATAGATCAGAACCACGTTCGGATTACCGGTGGCAGCGAGTGACTTTTCGAGTCCCCGAATGAATCCCACGACGACCAGCACCAAGAGAACGACAATCGTCAATCCTCCTAATGTCAGCACACTCCGGGATGGTCGGCGAAACAAATTCCGCACTCCGTAGTCCCATGGTAAGAGTCGTTGACCAAGCATAGTATGTTCTCTTTGTCTTCTAGGATTGTAGATTAACGACGAATAAATACACGATTGGCCAACATGACGAAATTACCGCTCTCATCCTTCTGGGCACGCCCTTCAACAACGACCATGTCCGCTTCTTTGACTCCGAGCAATTGACGGGAATCTACGGAAACCAGTTTGCCTTCGGCATCGACGACCTTCACCATGGCGGTACAAGCCAATCGTTCCGTAGCACAGCAATCTCCTGTGCATAGTTCTCCTTCACCAGAGTCTTCCCCTTCAGCCACGACGCTCATGGAGGCGTCAAGCAAGGTAAAGGCAGCGCGTCCTTCGATCCATGGATTGGTCGAACCACCAATGCGTCCGACCATAACAAGCGGCTTGCCGTCCTCGGCCTCTTCGCGAGCTGCGATCACACCCACGGCACCCTCCGGTTCCTCAGTGAGCAGGAACTTGCTGCCGTCGATACTTACTGCGGTAGCGTGTATAGCCGTTGCAGTTGAATCTACAGAAGTTCCACAACCGATAACGATTGGCAAACTAAGCAGGGCAAAAATAGTCAGTAAGTCAAATGATTTCATCTTTGAATTCCTTGGTTATTTGGTTGGTGAGCTTGTTGGTTGGTTCGGGAGGTGTTGGGGGCTGACCACTCGATATCAAATCGGCCATAGGATCCCACGATTGCCATAGGACGCTCTTGGACACCTGTGACTGCCCCGATCAATACCCAAGGTGAGATTTCCTGCTGGCTGGTAACCACTAAAGTGTTCTGCTGGGCACCGGCGTTCACCTTTTCCACGCCTTGGGTAGCGTAGAGTTGGTTGGCAATTTTCTGGGCACGACCCTCGTGGTTAAGATTCTCAACCACAACGTAACTTGTCGAAGCAGACGGCAATTGGCTCTTTTCGAGCGATTCAGGGGGAGTCAGCGTAAAGGTTGCTCCGGCAGTTGTCAGTTTAGTAGGGCCACCCTTACCGGCAGCGACAGCCTGCCAAAGTTGTTCCAGCGTTGCCCCCTTTTGCTGAGAGACCGTGACTACGACCGTTCTGTCTTTGAGATTGGCTTTGACGCCCGTCACACCTGGGGCAGCATAAAGCTGGCCAGCGACTTTCTGTACGCAGCCTTTGCAGCACATGTCGGCTGCCACGATTTGCACTTGATAACTGCCTTGAGGGACCGTTGCTAAGGCATGGCTGCTCCCCATGAGAACTGCCAGAGAAATACATAGCAAGTAGGTTTTAATTTGGCGCATGATGTTCGTTCTCCATCCATTACGGGTTTAGAAATCCATTTCGAAGTGCGCATCACTAGCTGACTGATTGATTGCGATGATGCGACAGCTAGACGATGTCGATGTAGTTGTAGTTGAAGGTAGTTTCACGCACAGGAATTGGTGCGATAGCAACCTTTAAGAATTGTCGCGCATGATGACACGACAGAAGTTCGCCGCAAAATCAAATCAGAAAGCGGCAGAGATGGGCGCAGCGCTCGGGAGAAGATTCAACCATCGCCTCATTGGCCCAGGCTGAAATATGCAAAGAAGCCGAATCGCAGTTTGCAACTGCGCTAACGGATACAGTACCCCCCACGAAACCTTGCAGTAATAACTCGTTTGGCTCAGGAGCGCTGCGTGGCAATTCTAAGGGCTGCGGTGCCTGATGGCACCAGCACTCGGGAGGACAGGGACAAGAGCCATTTTGACTCCCGCTGCAATCTTCAGAACCACTTGGCTTGTCCGCGTTGCATCCATGCGAGTGGGAGCATGAATGAGTCACTGCGCAGTGATGTTCGCAACTGGTAACCGCAACTGCGGCGGCCTTGCAACCACCCAGTTCGCAGAGCCAATGTGCCTGCTGAAAACCAGACGACAATGCCAGCACTACCCCCAAGAGGGCTATGGCTCGCTTCGAGTTGTCGTAATGGCGAAACACTATCGCTGGCTCCATACTACATGAGCAGATTGTTCAACTCTATCTGAATCGGCACATTTGGACTGTGCAGCTTAACCGATCCTGGGATTTCGGACAAAGCCATTGTTCGCTCTACT contains:
- a CDS encoding efflux RND transporter periplasmic adaptor subunit, giving the protein MSKPTTQYQKRYKLFVLGAVVIGVTIAATFTRGQWWPLVQRLVSESAKPAAIAAEEAAHEDEHDHNHAGHNEAASIELSEKGLKNIGYEPFAVKPTQYDKKLSLPAIVVERPGRSQAHVTAPLTGVITEIHSVDGEAIEPSQPLFEMRLTHEELVAAQRDYLRTSENLAIVNREITRLKSLDAGVIAGRRVLEQEYEKQKLEASLRAEAQAMLLHGLSEEQVKDIRNSGQLLQMITIRAPAHTHNGDGCAEDHPYQIQRLGVAQGEQVDAGRELAVLADHCELHIEALAFEDDATQIRRAAEQGRHVTANLLVNDSPGAEISDLEVLYVADQIDPDTRAFKVYLRLKNRIALDKSTSAGKRFVEWFYKPGQRMQLKVPVETWKDQLVLPTTAVVDEGAEAYVYRQNGDHFDQVSVQVLYRDQDSVVVANDGALFQGDVIAGNGAYQMHLALKNKAGGGIDPHAGHNH
- a CDS encoding efflux RND transporter permease subunit — translated: MSNIDAAYQGSLDRVRPVLMTATIDALGFIPMTVSITSSTEVQRPLATVVIGGVVTSIFADFARPAGHLQLV
- a CDS encoding TolC family protein, which gives rise to MTQINKQYVWLLALLAGCVSAPGSSPAVNAVSTNSTDHDSIQQVDYTEIDSKVSQPESLLADEYSELIPTPPIDLSQSDGLTVDAIEQLALANNPSVGQASAKVRALRGKYVQVGLPPNPTVGYAASEVGQDGLSGQQGAYAGQEFITAGKLDKNRAIVAAEIDKAEHVLRTTQRRVLTDVRSSYYRALVAQQRIETANTLLEATGEAVKASQSLLDAEEIPLAGLLQTEVEQQNAQIIHRMAENELIGAWQQLSAVVGDLDLPPQKLVGDPKTLPNELDWDETLARITTLSPEMAAAMAELSRSRRALTRARVEPIPDVNTQFTVQYDNSTDYTIAGIQATIPLPIWNKNQGGIRQAQAEISVASQNIDRVALDLKNRLATTFREYSNARTQADTYANEILPRAVKTFDLVQRGYSLGELGYLDLLTAQKTYMQTNLAYLDSLNALWQSWTEIDGLLLTKSLSTPTD
- a CDS encoding ABC transporter permease; translated protein: MHKFIPYVLKSLWRHRARTLLTVSGTAVALLVFCFIGAVQQGLLALTAGDDAGRTLIVFQENRFCPQSSRLPQDYERTITKMSGVQDVVAIKVFTNNCRASLDSIVFQGMPPEKMKAWRDFDLQSGDFSSFAAQDDAALVGADVATRRGLSVGDKFTIGDVSVVIRGVFQSTSAAENNLIFTQLEFLQRARGANEVGTVTQLEVHLNDSADPEKIAKQIDAEFKSGPVATTTRTKGMFQADTLADLAELIGFVHWLGYACVGLVLSLVATTTVMAVQDRIKEHAVLQTLGLRPLRVFGLVLTESLLLSTLGGILGVVGSTLLLSSSGMSVAAEGVTIAFEPSLVLAIQGVLVAIVVGILAGIAPGWQASRTEIVSALRHA
- a CDS encoding ABC transporter ATP-binding protein encodes the protein MSLVTVTNVTKEYANGEEVIRPLDGVSLSVNEGDFVSLMGASGSGKSTLLNLIAGIDVATSGEIVIADTDITKLSRGKLADWRARHIGYIFQTHNLIPVLTAYENVELPLLLLPMSAAERRKRVEIALEAVDLTSRATHYPRQMSGGQEQRVGIARAIVANPTVVVADEPTGSLDDETTEQILLLLERVNDELGMTLLMVTHDADAGSRARRQIRLERGRLIENGKETQTAQLRTA
- a CDS encoding efflux RND transporter periplasmic adaptor subunit, with the translated sequence MTNTATQLDLSQLAVNRDQPAKSPVKFKRSWLTRYMLPGGILVGFVGLFAWATRDSFLPAQSITITPVVVSRAEIKQEGTPLFQAAGWIEPRPTPVVASSLAAGVIQEMLVIEGQHVDKGEPVAKLIDIDAKLALAEAQAQHTLQEAEVRRAEAALVAAKTNFAKPLSLRAALADAETLLSKTELALGNLPYALEAAKTRQHLAEENVRRKESAGAAVTGRILREARAELATATNTFNELVAREPMLRSQFRSLSQKRDALAENLKLLTEETRALAEAEANLAVANARADQTRLRVEIAELQLERMIVRSPIDGCVLSLDARPGQWLTGVGSSTSQGSSAVVGLYDPKYLQVRVDVRLEDVPQVQIGQPAQIETAAVASLIEGEVISVTTFADIQKNTLQVKVAVKTPPAVIKPEMLGKVTFLAPPSPIVEQEPGESPLKLFVPQSLVTTGEGGSNVWVADLTAGTAKRKAVEVGRGATDDGLVEITSGLQPTDKLIVAGRESVVEGTRVRVTSEDRTLSSGSWNTRGGQPAARTAQAPQTGS
- a CDS encoding ABC transporter permease — protein: MLGQRLLPWDYGVRNLFRRPSRSVLTLGGLTIVVLLVLVVVGFIRGLEKSLAATGNPNVVLIYALSSAADIENSSIPGRTPALLAASVDGVRRQHGVEYVSPELYLGTRITTANMTEPGMGLVRGVTTTAPLVRGQVQIVEGAWPQTGEVMVGRLAHSKLGASKEDLSIGQQVTFDGHTWTISGHFTAAGSAFESEIWAPLAELQTTLKRQDLSLVAVSMDSPERVADVDLFCRERIDLELKAVSESIYYASLQKHYKPVRMLGWVVVALVAGSGIFAGLNTMYGAVVGRVRELATLQALGFRRRAILLTLVQEATLLACAGALFACIVGLWLVDGAAVRFTMGAFMLKVDSVGISVACGVAALLGVVGALPPAVKAMRLPVVEAIKSI
- a CDS encoding heavy-metal-associated domain-containing protein; protein product: MRQIKTYLLCISLAVLMGSSHALATVPQGSYQVQIVAADMCCKGCVQKVAGQLYAAPGVTGVKANLKDRTVVVTVSQQKGATLEQLWQAVAAGKGGPTKLTTAGATFTLTPPESLEKSQLPSASTSYVVVENLNHEGRAQKIANQLYATQGVEKVNAGAQQNTLVVTSQQEISPWVLIGAVTGVQERPMAIVGSYGRFDIEWSAPNTSRTNQQAHQPNNQGIQR